A genome region from Setaria italica strain Yugu1 chromosome III, Setaria_italica_v2.0, whole genome shotgun sequence includes the following:
- the LOC101783204 gene encoding 65-kDa microtubule-associated protein 5, with product MANPPSPPLPPQPPRRVSCGSLLQELQELWGEIGQDEMERDKMILQLEEDCLNVYRKKVNETRKQKADLLQALSFGEADIDKILSALGERESFPRSEKLGGTLTDQLAKIEPVLKDLRQRRDERANEFRAIQLQIVRLQAEISGTIDHGDITAPVVDENDLSLKRLGELKVQLNELQTEKNLRLQKIDVQINCINEMCNIMSLDLKKALYDVHPSYAELGRSKPVSISNSTLERLAGKVHALNHEKKQRLRKLQDLGSTLIELWNLMDTPVDEQRCFDHVTSLIKVSQNTVMPHGCLAHDLIEKVEIEVKRLTHLKASKMKELVFKKMTELEEIYRSVHMEIDSDSERRILNDLIDSGRADLSELLAGMDDRIAEAKEHALSRKDILEKVEKWTSASEEETWLDEYERDQNRYNAGRGAHINLKRAEKARVLVNKIPSLMENLTAKIKVWEKKGIPFMFNKVRLLDSLEEYTSTRQQKEEEKRRLREQKKLQEQFGTKPSPIRPLPARKPLGQSSNVNIAVGTPTSRHVTTPMSRKGGLSSGKVKEATKTTLGPANFVALRKDCTENSSF from the exons ATGGCGaacccgccgtcgccgccgctcccgccgcagccgccgaggCGCGTCTCCTGCGGCTCCCTCCTCCAGGAACTGCAG GAACTATGGGGAGAAATTGGTCAGGATGAAATGGAAAGAGATAAGATGATACTGCAGCTTGAGGAGGATTGTCTCAATGTTTACAGGAAGAAAGTGAATGAAACTAGGAAGCAGAAGGCTGACCTGCTTCAAGCGCTGTCCTTTGGCGAAGCTGATATAGATAAGATCCTTTCTGCTCTTGGAGAGCGCGAATCCTTTCCTAGG TCAGAGAAGCTTGGGGGCACATTAACGGACCAACTTGCAAAGATAGAGCCAGTGCTGAAGGATTTGAGACAGAGGAGAGATGAGCGAGCGAATGAGTTCAGGGCCATTCAGTTGCAGATAGTTCGTCTACAAGCAGAAATTTCAGGAACCATTGATCATGGTGATATCACTGCTCCTGTGGTAGATGAGAATGATCTATCGTTAAAGAGATTGGGAGAATTGAAGGTGCAACTTAATGAACTTCAGACAGAAAAG AATCTCAGGCTTCAAAAGATTGACGTCCAGATCAACTGTATTAATGAAATGTGCAACATAATGTCTCTTGATCTTAAAAAGGCACTCTATGACGTTCATCCTAGTTATGCTGAGTTGGGAAGAAGCAAACCTGTGAGTATTAGTAACAGCACGCTCGAGAGGCTTGCAGGAAAAGTTCATGCATTAAATCATGAAAAGAAACAAAGACTTAGGAAG CTCCAAGATCTTGGCAGCACACTCATTGAGTTATGGAACCTCATGGACACACCAGTTGATGAACAAAGATGTTTTGACCATGTTACTTCTCTTATCAAAGTGTCACAAAATACAGTGATGCCCCATGGATGCCTTGCACATGACCTTATCGAGAAG GTTGAGATTGAAGTTAAGAGACTGACCCATCTGAAAGCCAGCAAAATGAAAGAGCTAGTCTTCAAGAAAATGACTGAGCTTGAAGAAATCTATAGAAGTGTTCACATGGAGATTGATAGTGACTCTGAGCGGCGGATCCTTAATGATCTCATTGATTCTG GTAGAGCAGATCTATCAGAGTTGCTGGCAGGTATGGATGATCGAATTGCAGAAGCAAAAGAACATGCTCTAAGCAGAAAGGACATATTAGAAAAGGTGGAGAAATGGACATCAGCATCTGAAGAGGAGACTTGGCTTGATGAATATGAAAGG GATCAGAACCGCTACAATGCTGGTCGAGGAGCTCACATAAATCTCAAGCGTGCAGAGAAAGCTAGGGTATTGGTCAACAAAATTCCAT CGCTTATGGAGAATTTGACTGCTAAAATTAAAGTGTGGGAGAAGAAGGGTATCCCATTTATGTTTAACAAG GTGAGGCTTTTGGATAGTTTAGAAGAGTACACCTCCACAAGACaacaaaaagaagaggaaaagcGCCGGTTAAGG GAACAGAAGAAACTGCAGGAACAGTTTGGAACGAAGCCAAGCCCTATCCGTCCTCTTCCTGCAAGGAAGCCTCTTGGGCAGAGCTCTAACGTCAATATTGCTGTTGGAACTCCGACAAGCCGCCA